The Desulforegulaceae bacterium genome has a window encoding:
- a CDS encoding mechanosensitive ion channel, giving the protein MKKTLLIIFIILLSVNVFSEDSQFSYDENYFIDHFEQVLEGAKKTKTAYSGDFEIEKKAYDELKKQVDGYLEKIDIYKNLLILPDVSISVLEKSFNEINVQLSTINSRISALKSRLDKIEEQLVSVEDKIRFSSEIIKSRSKDNKDNLYIEEIKNYNSILQEQKKLLLSVKNFINSRVKLQESLYSSLGDLQLIFEKDIKDKKDVILFQKEEISLKIFSFKVIYNDFIKIFEIFSSYFTHSTLLKKQNLLKEHLNTGHFVAVFAFLILAVFFLSIRKYLLKNEKYKSLKQMQCGYPLDLIESSMFLILLLFLVEVFIRSKLYIVFPDVLKFLRGFTLVLLFTRLGSVSLRLISLKTNVFYVMSLFGWRNFLVWGVRFYALIYLGLSSFASFENTILLALRVVFELFLCIVVFLFWFVCKRSEKYKENHPSKVIEWWSKGIVVSGLLLEVAGFRYLTSWWFISWGKTIILICVVFIFYQALESLRKQIHENKPDEDVEKEGDKSSYYWLFSKGAYFLIVCFFISGIAFAWGKGESFLDWIFVLFSKKYIIGKIELSFAGFFYSGVVVFLTYIFTAFWKKMMKEYFFKESGLSEGVKDSITTISVYLVWTAGILISFSVLGFNSTSMVFGFGALGIGLGFGLQNIFNNFISGLILLFERPIQVGDVVEVGGVWGEVVKINVRSTLVQTYTHSSLIIPNSEFISAQVINWSHRDPFIRRDLNARVSYSSDTALVEKVLLQAANKVPEIRLYPKKPIVQFIAFGESGMEFRVRFWSTIDDFLVAESKLRFAIAKIFKENNIEIPIPKRDIYIKSDSVGDLAEVYVDQQVP; this is encoded by the coding sequence ATGAAGAAAACTCTTCTTATTATTTTTATAATTTTATTAAGTGTTAATGTTTTTTCTGAAGACTCACAATTTTCTTATGATGAAAACTATTTTATCGATCATTTTGAACAGGTGCTTGAAGGTGCAAAAAAAACAAAAACAGCTTATTCTGGTGACTTTGAAATTGAGAAAAAAGCCTATGACGAGTTAAAAAAACAAGTTGATGGTTATCTTGAAAAAATAGATATTTATAAAAATCTTTTAATCCTTCCTGATGTGAGCATTTCTGTTCTTGAAAAAAGTTTTAATGAGATAAATGTTCAATTATCAACAATAAATTCAAGAATTTCAGCTCTTAAATCCAGGCTTGACAAAATTGAAGAACAGCTTGTTTCTGTTGAAGATAAAATTAGATTCAGTTCGGAAATTATCAAAAGCAGATCAAAAGATAATAAGGACAACCTCTATATTGAAGAAATAAAAAACTACAACTCAATTTTGCAGGAACAAAAAAAACTTTTACTCTCAGTAAAAAACTTTATTAATTCAAGAGTCAAGCTCCAAGAATCTCTTTATTCTTCTCTTGGGGATTTGCAGCTGATTTTTGAAAAAGATATTAAAGATAAAAAAGATGTAATTTTATTCCAAAAAGAAGAAATTTCACTAAAAATTTTTTCTTTTAAAGTTATTTACAATGATTTTATAAAAATTTTTGAAATTTTTTCATCATATTTTACCCATTCTACTTTATTAAAAAAACAAAATCTTTTGAAAGAGCATCTTAATACTGGTCATTTTGTGGCTGTTTTTGCTTTTTTAATTTTAGCTGTCTTTTTTTTAAGCATAAGAAAATATTTATTAAAAAATGAAAAATACAAAAGTTTAAAGCAGATGCAGTGCGGTTATCCTCTTGATCTTATTGAAAGCTCTATGTTTTTAATTCTTCTTCTTTTTTTGGTTGAGGTTTTCATCAGATCAAAACTCTACATTGTTTTTCCAGATGTTTTAAAGTTTTTAAGGGGTTTTACCCTTGTATTACTTTTTACAAGATTAGGCTCTGTTTCCCTACGGCTCATTTCATTGAAAACTAATGTTTTTTATGTGATGTCTTTATTTGGGTGGAGAAATTTTTTAGTATGGGGAGTAAGGTTTTATGCACTGATTTATCTAGGCTTAAGCAGTTTTGCTTCCTTTGAAAACACAATCCTCCTTGCCTTGAGAGTTGTATTTGAGCTTTTTTTGTGCATAGTTGTATTTTTATTTTGGTTTGTATGTAAAAGGTCTGAAAAATATAAAGAAAATCATCCATCTAAAGTTATTGAATGGTGGTCTAAAGGGATTGTTGTTTCAGGTCTTTTACTTGAAGTTGCGGGATTTAGATATTTGACTTCCTGGTGGTTTATTTCATGGGGGAAAACTATAATACTTATTTGTGTTGTTTTTATTTTTTATCAAGCACTTGAAAGTTTGAGAAAGCAAATCCATGAAAATAAACCCGATGAAGATGTTGAAAAAGAGGGTGATAAAAGTTCCTACTACTGGCTTTTTTCAAAGGGAGCCTATTTTCTTATAGTTTGTTTTTTTATTTCAGGAATTGCATTTGCCTGGGGAAAAGGAGAGTCTTTTCTTGATTGGATTTTTGTTCTTTTCAGTAAAAAATATATAATAGGAAAAATAGAACTTAGTTTTGCAGGTTTTTTTTATTCAGGTGTAGTAGTTTTTTTAACCTATATATTTACCGCTTTCTGGAAAAAAATGATGAAAGAATATTTTTTTAAGGAAAGTGGATTATCTGAAGGGGTAAAAGATTCAATAACAACAATTTCTGTATATCTTGTCTGGACTGCCGGTATCTTAATAAGCTTCAGTGTTCTGGGATTTAATTCAACCTCCATGGTCTTTGGTTTTGGTGCCCTTGGTATTGGTCTTGGTTTTGGGCTCCAAAATATATTTAATAATTTTATAAGCGGGCTCATTCTTTTATTTGAAAGACCTATTCAGGTTGGAGATGTTGTTGAAGTAGGGGGAGTTTGGGGCGAAGTTGTTAAAATAAATGTAAGATCAACTCTTGTGCAAACCTATACCCATTCATCTCTGATTATCCCAAACTCAGAATTTATAAGTGCCCAGGTAATAAACTGGAGTCATAGGGATCCTTTTATCAGAAGGGATCTGAATGCCAGGGTTTCATACTCATCAGATACTGCACTTGTGGAGAAGGTTCTTCTTCAAGCGGCAAATAAGGTGCCGGAAATAAGGCTTTATCCAAAAAAACCAATAGTTCAGTTTATAGCTTTTGGTGAAAGTGGAATGGAGTTCAGGGTAAGATTTTGGTCAACAATTGATGATTTTCTTGTTGCGGAAAGTAAGCTTAGGTTTGCGATTGCAAAAATTTTCAAAGAAAATAACATTGAAATTCCTATTCCTAAAAGAGACATTTACATAAAGTCAGACTCAGTTGGAGATCTGGCTGAAGTTTATGTTGACCAACAGGTCCCATAA
- a CDS encoding SulP family inorganic anion transporter, translated as MLAIFNFFKSINIKGSLSFKEISNELTSGFIVGIVALPLAIAFAIASGLKPEQGIYTAIVAGFIISAFGGSKVQIGGPTGAFIIIILGIVQKYGYSGLAISTLMAGIMLIAFGVFKLGSVIKYIPYPLTIGFTSGIAVIIAFSQLNDFFGITIPDSGFNLNNVLNFSSYINPATAFIGIFSIILIIVWQNYNKIIPGSVIAIIATSLIVAIFNINTPTIGSRFGELASGFPMPAIPVFDFTKIPITELIMPAFTIAMLGAIESLLSAVVADGMTGERHNSNKELIAQGIANIASPIFGGIPATGAIARTATNIKNGGRTPLSGIFHSFVLLCTLLFLGKLVAFIPLAALSAILIIVAYHMSNISYFIRLFRSPKSDVAVLLSTFFTTIFFDLTTAILVGLILSTFLFMKRMTEVTHFKSISSEKDMRTLKRPDFQQINKKNIPKGVFVFEIHGPFFFGAANKFKDTLKIVTEKPKVLLIRMGHVPAIDATGIRAFEEMIEKTQKDKTSIFITGMQPQVERILKASKIIDKIGVNNVFESIEPALAEAASRIKTYKKESIFKKKQSSTKPALNLNEETTT; from the coding sequence ATGCTTGCTATTTTCAATTTTTTTAAATCTATCAACATAAAAGGAAGCCTGAGCTTCAAAGAAATTTCAAATGAGCTCACATCAGGCTTTATCGTAGGAATTGTTGCACTTCCACTGGCAATTGCATTTGCCATAGCATCAGGTCTAAAGCCTGAACAAGGAATTTATACTGCGATTGTCGCAGGTTTTATAATTTCAGCATTTGGAGGCTCCAAAGTTCAAATAGGAGGGCCCACAGGTGCTTTTATTATAATCATTTTAGGAATTGTCCAGAAATATGGCTACTCAGGCCTGGCCATTTCAACCTTAATGGCAGGAATAATGCTCATTGCTTTTGGAGTTTTCAAATTAGGTTCTGTAATAAAATATATTCCATACCCTTTAACAATAGGGTTTACTTCAGGAATAGCTGTGATAATAGCCTTTAGCCAGCTTAATGATTTTTTTGGAATAACCATCCCAGACTCAGGATTCAATTTAAATAATGTCTTAAATTTTTCATCTTATATTAATCCAGCAACTGCTTTTATAGGGATATTTTCCATAATTCTCATCATTGTCTGGCAAAATTACAACAAAATCATCCCTGGTTCAGTGATTGCAATTATTGCAACCTCTTTAATTGTAGCAATTTTCAATATCAATACCCCAACAATTGGCAGTAGGTTTGGTGAACTAGCCTCGGGGTTTCCCATGCCGGCAATTCCTGTTTTTGATTTCACAAAGATACCAATAACAGAACTCATTATGCCAGCATTTACAATTGCAATGCTTGGAGCAATAGAATCCCTCCTCTCAGCCGTTGTTGCAGACGGAATGACAGGAGAAAGACATAATTCAAACAAAGAACTTATTGCCCAGGGAATTGCCAATATTGCGTCTCCAATTTTCGGGGGGATTCCTGCTACAGGTGCTATTGCAAGGACAGCCACAAATATAAAAAATGGAGGAAGAACTCCTCTTTCAGGAATTTTTCATTCCTTTGTACTTTTATGCACCCTACTTTTTCTAGGAAAGCTAGTAGCTTTTATACCCCTTGCAGCTCTTTCTGCAATTCTTATCATTGTAGCTTATCATATGAGTAATATCTCATATTTTATAAGGCTCTTTCGTTCACCAAAATCAGATGTTGCTGTTTTGCTTTCAACATTTTTTACAACAATCTTTTTTGATCTTACCACTGCAATATTAGTAGGACTTATTTTATCTACTTTTCTTTTTATGAAAAGAATGACAGAGGTTACTCACTTTAAATCCATTTCTTCTGAAAAGGATATGCGCACATTAAAAAGACCTGACTTTCAGCAAATTAATAAGAAAAACATACCAAAAGGAGTTTTTGTTTTTGAAATACACGGACCTTTTTTCTTTGGAGCTGCCAACAAATTCAAAGATACTTTAAAAATAGTAACAGAAAAACCAAAAGTTCTTTTGATAAGAATGGGTCATGTACCTGCAATAGATGCTACCGGAATTAGGGCATTTGAAGAAATGATCGAAAAAACTCAAAAAGATAAAACATCAATTTTTATTACAGGGATGCAGCCTCAGGTTGAAAGAATCTTAAAGGCCAGTAAAATAATTGACAAAATAGGAGTAAACAATGTTTTTGAATCTATTGAGCCTGCATTGGCTGAAGCAGCCTCAAGAATAAAAACTTATAAAAAAGAAAGTATATTTAAAAAAAAGCAGTCTTCAACCAAACCTGCCTTGAACTTAAACGAAGAAACTACAACCTAA
- a CDS encoding DUF1015 domain-containing protein: protein MKTVFNKVALKLPEVYLPSKNTDPEKWSVIACDQYTSHPEYWEKIAKYVGDLPSTLNIIFPEVFLDSEKEEILIENIHSSMDIYLENNVLEKHGPGIFICERTLTTGNKRKGIICCLDLEHYDYSKDSKSLIRPTESTILERIPPRIKVRQKASLETPHIMVLIDDPEKKIIEPLFELKDNKKLYDFELMNNSGKLTGFINDNEEVIDKMMEKLFLLIEETSYCSKYGLNSAKDPLLYAMGDGNHSFATARTFWEQIKNENKNNENIMNHPARWALVEIVNIHDKSLEFEPIHRVLFDIDPQKILDELKLFYEQRGSKVSIIKFSNFENPEKNLENTFEIPFCHSNGKGVLKIKSPQRNLAAGELDDGLKQISEKILPLKIDYIHGKKHLEELSTKKKNLGFLLPSVEKNNFFKTIIMDGTFPRKTFSMGEADDKRFYMECRKIIL, encoded by the coding sequence ATGAAAACAGTTTTTAATAAAGTTGCCCTTAAATTGCCCGAGGTATATCTACCCTCAAAAAATACTGACCCTGAAAAATGGTCGGTAATAGCCTGCGATCAATATACTTCCCATCCCGAATACTGGGAAAAAATAGCAAAATATGTTGGAGATTTACCTTCAACTCTTAATATAATTTTTCCTGAAGTTTTTCTTGATTCTGAAAAAGAGGAAATTCTTATTGAAAACATCCATTCATCAATGGATATCTACCTGGAAAACAATGTTCTTGAAAAGCACGGCCCAGGAATTTTCATCTGTGAAAGAACTTTGACCACAGGCAATAAAAGAAAAGGAATTATCTGCTGCCTTGATCTTGAACATTATGACTATTCAAAAGACTCAAAATCACTTATCAGACCCACAGAAAGCACAATACTTGAAAGAATACCGCCAAGGATCAAAGTAAGACAAAAAGCTTCCCTTGAAACACCTCACATAATGGTTTTAATTGATGACCCGGAAAAAAAAATTATTGAGCCTTTATTTGAGCTTAAAGACAATAAAAAGCTCTATGACTTTGAACTTATGAATAACTCAGGAAAGCTCACCGGTTTTATCAATGACAATGAAGAAGTTATTGATAAAATGATGGAAAAACTTTTTCTGCTTATAGAAGAAACCTCATATTGCTCAAAATACGGACTTAATTCTGCTAAAGATCCTCTTCTTTATGCAATGGGCGACGGAAACCACTCCTTTGCAACAGCAAGAACTTTCTGGGAACAAATAAAAAATGAAAACAAAAACAATGAAAACATAATGAACCACCCTGCCAGGTGGGCTTTAGTTGAAATAGTCAATATCCATGACAAAAGTCTTGAATTTGAACCTATTCACAGAGTTTTGTTCGATATTGATCCCCAAAAGATTCTAGACGAGCTCAAGCTTTTTTATGAACAAAGAGGATCCAAAGTTTCCATTATCAAATTCAGCAACTTTGAAAACCCTGAAAAAAATTTGGAAAATACCTTTGAAATTCCTTTTTGCCACAGCAATGGAAAAGGGGTTTTAAAAATCAAATCTCCCCAAAGAAATCTGGCAGCAGGTGAGTTAGATGACGGACTTAAACAGATCTCAGAAAAAATTTTACCTTTAAAAATAGACTATATTCACGGCAAAAAGCACTTGGAAGAACTTTCAACCAAAAAAAAGAACCTTGGCTTTCTTCTACCATCTGTTGAAAAAAATAACTTTTTTAAAACAATTATCATGGATGGAACTTTCCCCAGAAAAACTTTTTCCATGGGAGAAGCTGATGATAAAAGATTTTACATGGAATGCCGAAAAATAATCTTATAA
- the dapA gene encoding 4-hydroxy-tetrahydrodipicolinate synthase: protein MIPGCYTALATPFAQDGSLDLKGLDKLIDFQLKNNITGILAVGTTGESPTLKWEEHNKVIEITAQKTKGKCICIAGTGSNNTDEALNASQRAVKSGAQALLLVDPYYNNPGSMSIRKEYLEPIAKQCPDTTIIPYVIPGRTGSKLLPEDIAIANKNCPNISCVKEATGDIENMKRTRKVCGDEFKIYSGDDSLGFELMSNPQIKGSGIISVASNIIPYFLTELTMELSKGNNNNALKILKEIEPLFQLVAVITYENTPYGEVEFKQKNPLPIKTLMGILGMPGGQCRRPLGKMSPKGAEKVLEIAKGTFKKSPHIFNPISDFFDVDIEKRLNSPDLFQHLIYQDI, encoded by the coding sequence ATGATACCAGGCTGCTATACGGCATTAGCAACTCCTTTTGCACAAGACGGATCCCTTGATTTAAAAGGTTTAGACAAACTTATAGACTTTCAGCTTAAAAACAATATAACTGGAATTCTTGCTGTTGGAACAACAGGCGAAAGCCCGACTCTTAAATGGGAAGAACACAACAAGGTAATTGAAATTACAGCACAGAAAACAAAAGGAAAATGTATATGCATAGCAGGAACAGGGAGTAACAACACTGACGAAGCTCTAAACGCATCCCAACGTGCTGTTAAATCCGGGGCTCAGGCTCTTCTCCTTGTAGATCCTTACTACAACAACCCAGGCTCAATGAGTATAAGAAAAGAATATCTAGAACCTATTGCAAAACAATGTCCGGATACAACAATAATTCCATATGTTATTCCAGGAAGAACTGGCAGCAAGCTCCTCCCCGAAGATATTGCCATTGCAAATAAAAACTGCCCAAACATTTCATGTGTCAAAGAAGCTACCGGCGACATTGAAAATATGAAAAGAACAAGAAAAGTCTGTGGAGATGAATTCAAAATTTATTCAGGAGATGACTCCCTTGGATTTGAGCTCATGTCAAACCCACAGATTAAAGGTTCAGGAATCATTTCTGTGGCATCAAATATAATCCCTTATTTTCTAACAGAGTTAACAATGGAATTATCTAAGGGAAACAATAATAATGCATTAAAAATTCTAAAAGAGATTGAACCTCTTTTTCAGCTGGTTGCTGTAATAACTTATGAAAATACCCCCTATGGTGAAGTTGAATTTAAGCAAAAAAACCCTCTTCCAATTAAAACACTTATGGGAATTTTAGGTATGCCCGGTGGTCAATGCAGAAGGCCTCTTGGCAAAATGTCTCCCAAAGGGGCTGAAAAAGTTCTTGAAATTGCAAAAGGAACATTCAAAAAATCACCTCATATTTTCAACCCCATTTCAGATTTTTTTGATGTTGATATTGAAAAGAGACTGAATTCTCCAGATCTTTTCCAACACCTTATTTATCAGGATATTTAA
- a CDS encoding tetratricopeptide repeat protein: MAPIARDVDEYIAIQRGAIAQNPDCGNSHYNLAVALMGLKKLDEAEAELHTALDCSPSLAEAYVQLGAICMQRGDLEGAIYYNKSSIKVRAGFAPGYANLGFFHLQQGEVEEAIKNLQKAIVYNSKFVQAYTTLGNAYLMKGLVDESIEANKKAIEIQPEFPVSYYNLGLGYLEKGEVGLASENIEKAASMGYEVPEKILEELKELKSK; encoded by the coding sequence ATGGCACCAATCGCAAGAGATGTTGATGAATATATAGCAATTCAAAGGGGAGCGATTGCTCAAAATCCCGACTGCGGAAACTCTCATTATAATCTTGCTGTAGCTTTGATGGGACTTAAAAAATTGGATGAAGCTGAGGCTGAACTTCATACCGCACTAGATTGTTCTCCTTCACTGGCTGAAGCTTATGTTCAGCTTGGTGCTATATGTATGCAAAGAGGGGATCTTGAAGGAGCGATTTATTACAATAAATCCTCGATAAAGGTAAGGGCTGGGTTTGCTCCTGGATATGCTAATCTAGGTTTTTTTCATCTTCAGCAGGGGGAGGTTGAAGAGGCAATAAAAAACCTTCAAAAAGCAATTGTATATAACTCCAAGTTTGTGCAGGCATATACAACTCTTGGAAACGCCTATCTCATGAAAGGCCTTGTTGATGAGAGTATAGAGGCAAATAAGAAAGCCATAGAAATTCAGCCTGAATTTCCGGTTTCTTATTATAATTTAGGATTAGGTTACCTTGAAAAGGGTGAAGTCGGTCTTGCCTCTGAAAATATCGAAAAGGCAGCTTCAATGGGATATGAGGTTCCTGAAAAAATTTTAGAGGAACTAAAAGAACTGAAATCTAAATAA
- the dsrA gene encoding dissimilatory-type sulfite reductase subunit alpha has product MAKHETPMLDQLESGPWPSFVSDMKQEAEARAKNVNNVEYQVPVDVVDDLLGVLELSYKHGRTHWKHGGIVGVFGYGGGVIGRYCDQPEVFPGVAHFHTVRVNQPAGKYYTTEYLNQLMGVWEMRGSGLTNMHGATGDIVFLGTRTEQLEEIFFELTHKYDTDLGGSGSNLRTPADCIGSSRCEYSCYDTNSLCHFLTMEFQDELHRPAFPYKFKFKFDGCPNGCVAAMARSDMAFVGTWKDDIRIDQEAVQAYIGGELVADGGAHSGRDWGKFDIEKDVIGLCPTECMWMDGKELKINNKECNRCMHCINVMPRALRIGEDTGASVLVGAKAPILDGQQMGSLLVPFIEVNPDNDYEAIIDLIDKIWDWWMVEGRNRERLGETIRRLSFQGLLEACDMEADSRHVLHPRENPYIFWKEEEVPGGWERDINEFRKYHQR; this is encoded by the coding sequence ATGGCAAAACACGAAACTCCCATGCTGGATCAACTAGAATCCGGTCCATGGCCAAGTTTTGTTTCTGACATGAAGCAAGAAGCGGAAGCAAGAGCTAAAAATGTGAATAATGTTGAATATCAGGTTCCCGTAGATGTTGTGGATGATTTACTTGGTGTTCTTGAGCTTTCCTACAAGCATGGAAGAACTCATTGGAAGCACGGCGGTATTGTTGGTGTTTTTGGTTATGGCGGCGGGGTTATAGGCCGTTATTGCGACCAGCCAGAAGTGTTTCCTGGTGTAGCACACTTTCATACAGTACGTGTTAATCAGCCTGCAGGCAAGTACTACACAACCGAATATCTTAATCAGCTTATGGGTGTGTGGGAGATGCGTGGTTCAGGACTTACAAACATGCATGGTGCAACAGGCGATATTGTTTTTCTTGGTACAAGAACTGAGCAGCTCGAAGAAATTTTCTTTGAACTTACTCATAAATATGACACAGACCTTGGCGGTTCAGGCTCAAACCTTAGAACACCAGCGGATTGTATAGGTTCTTCAAGATGTGAATATTCATGTTATGACACAAACTCACTATGTCATTTCTTGACAATGGAATTCCAGGATGAGCTTCATCGTCCTGCTTTCCCTTATAAGTTTAAATTTAAGTTTGACGGATGCCCAAATGGTTGTGTTGCTGCAATGGCACGCTCTGACATGGCTTTTGTTGGAACTTGGAAAGACGATATAAGAATTGATCAGGAAGCAGTGCAGGCTTATATCGGTGGCGAACTCGTTGCTGATGGTGGTGCACATTCAGGCCGTGATTGGGGTAAGTTTGATATCGAGAAAGATGTTATTGGTCTTTGTCCTACCGAGTGTATGTGGATGGACGGGAAAGAGCTTAAAATCAATAATAAAGAATGTAATCGTTGTATGCATTGTATCAACGTAATGCCTCGTGCCTTGAGAATCGGCGAAGATACAGGAGCCTCAGTTCTTGTTGGTGCAAAAGCTCCTATTCTTGATGGTCAGCAGATGGGTTCACTTCTTGTTCCTTTTATTGAGGTCAATCCTGACAATGATTATGAAGCAATCATTGACCTAATTGATAAGATTTGGGACTGGTGGATGGTAGAAGGTAGAAACCGTGAGCGTCTTGGTGAAACTATCCGTCGCTTAAGCTTCCAGGGACTTCTTGAAGCTTGTGATATGGAAGCTGATTCACGTCATGTGTTACATCCCCGTGAAAACCCATACATCTTTTGGAAAGAAGAAGAAGTACCTGGCGGATGGGAAAGAGATATCAACGAATTTAGAAAATATCATCAGAGATAA
- the dsrB gene encoding dissimilatory-type sulfite reductase subunit beta, giving the protein MAFVSSGYNPDKPMENRITDIGPRHFEEFYPPVIKANKGKWLYHEILEPGVLVHVSETGDEVYTVRVGGARLMSVTHIREICEIADKHCDGHLRFTTRNNIEFMVDSKDKVEGLKKDLASRKFPGGSFKFPIGGTGAGVTNIVHTQGWIHCHTPATDASGPVKATMDALFKDFQDHRLPAQLRVSLACCLNMCGAVHCSDIAILGYHRKPPMIDHEYVSKNCEIPLAVASCPTNAIRPAKHVAGDGTEYKSLAVNNDRCMYCGNCYTMCPSMPLADTEGDGIVLMVGGKVSNRISRPKFSKVVVSFLPNEAPRWKSTTDTISRIVEAYANDARKYERVGDWAERIGWERFFDKCEIDFTHHLIDDFRDHAYYTWRQTTQFKF; this is encoded by the coding sequence ATGGCATTTGTATCTTCAGGTTACAATCCCGATAAGCCAATGGAAAACCGTATCACAGATATCGGTCCAAGGCATTTTGAAGAGTTTTATCCTCCGGTCATTAAAGCCAACAAAGGTAAGTGGCTATACCATGAAATACTTGAGCCGGGTGTACTGGTTCATGTTTCAGAAACCGGAGACGAAGTTTATACAGTACGTGTAGGTGGTGCTCGTCTTATGAGTGTTACCCATATTCGTGAAATATGTGAAATTGCTGACAAGCATTGTGATGGACATCTTCGTTTCACCACACGTAACAACATCGAATTTATGGTTGATTCAAAGGATAAAGTTGAAGGGTTAAAAAAGGATCTTGCTTCAAGAAAATTTCCTGGTGGCTCCTTCAAGTTTCCAATCGGCGGTACTGGTGCAGGTGTAACCAACATCGTTCATACACAGGGATGGATTCATTGTCATACCCCTGCTACTGATGCATCTGGCCCTGTTAAAGCTACTATGGATGCACTGTTTAAAGATTTTCAGGACCACAGACTTCCTGCACAGCTTAGAGTTTCCCTTGCTTGCTGTCTTAATATGTGTGGTGCAGTTCATTGTTCAGACATAGCTATTCTTGGATATCACAGAAAACCTCCAATGATTGACCACGAATACGTAAGCAAAAACTGTGAAATTCCCCTTGCTGTTGCATCATGTCCTACTAATGCTATCAGACCTGCAAAGCATGTTGCTGGGGATGGAACAGAATACAAATCACTTGCAGTTAACAACGATCGTTGTATGTATTGTGGTAACTGCTATACAATGTGTCCTTCAATGCCTCTTGCTGATACAGAAGGTGACGGTATTGTTCTAATGGTAGGCGGTAAGGTTTCAAACCGTATTAGTAGACCAAAATTTTCTAAAGTTGTTGTTAGTTTTCTTCCAAACGAAGCTCCAAGATGGAAAAGCACAACTGATACAATTAGTAGAATTGTAGAAGCTTATGCTAACGACGCAAGAAAATACGAAAGAGTTGGCGACTGGGCAGAAAGAATTGGCTGGGAGCGTTTCTTTGATAAGTGTGAAATTGATTTTACCCATCACCTTATCGACGATTTCCGTGACCATGCTTACTATACATGGCGTCAGACTACTCAGTTCAAGTTCTAA
- a CDS encoding dissimilatory sulfite reductase D family protein: MALPDNAKDIIVEELTKKSKSKSKFYFNDLSKMFPGESPRTVKKLVNEMVSEGVLEYWSSGSTTMYGLKGMGDLG, from the coding sequence ATGGCACTTCCAGATAATGCAAAAGATATTATAGTTGAAGAATTGACAAAAAAATCAAAATCCAAATCAAAATTTTACTTTAATGACCTTTCAAAAATGTTTCCTGGTGAAAGCCCGAGAACAGTTAAAAAACTTGTTAATGAAATGGTTAGCGAAGGTGTTCTTGAGTACTGGTCAAGTGGAAGTACAACTATGTACGGCCTAAAAGGAATGGGTGACCTTGGGTAG